One window from the genome of Pyrus communis chromosome 16, drPyrComm1.1, whole genome shotgun sequence encodes:
- the LOC137720692 gene encoding arginyl-tRNA--protein transferase 2-like isoform X2, which yields MAGKLKKGEASSSSGGGGSNHRGESVVVDYGENKSSCGYCKSPARTSIAHGLWAHSITIDDYQDILDRGWRRSGCFLYKPDMERTCCPAYTIRLRAGDFVPSKEQVRVSRRMQRYLEGTLECKKPGECIENPNASKYTRSHTHLEVSSSAAKESCSNNNEEKGGEEKIMHYLSDQVDNAVRGYSENGEFPDIQFPKAIVKKVLQAKRKLLVEGSEDLLYSSNIAFQIAATIRRSLPGEKDVHQGRLSTHITDEKGPSPKLIAEKLECYLNQLAKTSGLLVRACNGHLNFYSATKQASLYESAQTVNISKGSAAGSESKGCGVTHSSQNAPVKRRRLEIHLRRSSFDSEEYALYRRYQIAVHNDTPEHVTESSYKRFLVDTPLNYVPPKGDGTVPPCGFGSFHQQYVVDGKLIAVGVIDILPRCLSSKYLFWDPDFAFLSPGKYSALQEINWVKENQAHCSTLQYYYLGYYIHSCSKMRYKAAYCPSELLCPLRYQWIPFHIAKPLLDKKRYAVLSDVSVSQDRESLPPHVSEEVMEVQHDDIGKEDTNDFPMYDDEVAIDFEYESSDNEQNLVSVDVEDGNIGNILIGLNGSRVRFKDIKFAFGSSERSYLEFQLHRYMRVVGEELAERMVYSLE from the exons ATGGCGGGGAAGTTGAAGAAGGGCGAGGCGAGCAGTAGCAGCGGCGGCGGCGGCAGTAACCACAGAGGGGAAAGCGTGGTGGTGGATTACGGCGAAAACAAAAGCTCCTGCGGTTACTGCAAATCCCCTGCTCGCACCAGTATCGCTCACG GTTTGTGGGCACATAGCATTACGATTGATGACTACCAAG ATATTCTTGACCGGGGTTGGAGGCGATCTGGTTGTTTCCTTTACAAACCTGACATGGAAAGAACATGCTGCCCTGCTTATACTATTCGTCTGAGAGCAGGCGATTTTGTTCCTTCTAAAGAGCAAGTGCGGGTGTCTAGACGAATGCAAAG GTACTTAGAAGGTACCTTGGAGTGTAAGAAACCAGGGGAGTGTATAGAGAATCCAAATGCCTCTAAGTACACACGCAGCCATACCCATCTCGAAGTTTCAAGCTCAGCTGCGAAAGAATCCTGTTCCAATAACAATGAAGAGAAGGGTGGGGAAGAAAAGATTATGCATTACTTATCAGATCAAGTTGATAATGCCGTTCGTGGTTACTCTGAAAATGGGGAATTCCCTGACATTCAATTTCCAAAAGCTATTGTTAAAAAGGTTTTACAAGCCAaaagaaagctattggttgaAGGATCCGAAGATCTCTTATACTCAAGCAATATTGCATTCCAAATAGCGGCTACTATAAGGAGGTCGTTGCCAGGTGAGAAGGATGTCCACCAGGGAAGATTGTCGACGCATATTACAGATGAAAAAGGGCCATCTCCAAAACTTATTGCTGAAAAGCTAGAGTGTTACTTGAATCAGTTGGCAAAAACATCTGGTCTGTTAGTCAGGGCTTGCAACggacatttaaatttttattctgccacaaaacaagcTTCCTTATACGAAAGTGCTCAAACTGTTAACATCTCTAAAGGATCTGCTGCCGGGTCTGAAAGTAAAGGGTGCGGTGTGACACATAGCTCTCAAAATGCTCCGGTAAAGAGGCGTAGGCTTGAGATTCATTTGAGAAGGTCCAGTTTTGATTCAGAAGAGTATGCTTTATATAGACGGTATCAAATAGCGGTGCATAATGATACCCCTGAGCATGTTACTGAAAGCTCGTATAAGAGGTTCCTGGTTGATACTCCCTTAAATTATGTGCCTCCAAAAGGTGATGGAACAGTTCCACCTTGTGGCTTTGGTTCTTTCCATCAGCAATATGTTGTTGATGGCAAGCTTATTGCAGTTGGTGTTATAGATATCCTCCCTAGATGTTTGTCGAGTAAATACTTATTTTGGGACCCAGATTTTGCCTTCCTATCACCTGGAAAGTATTCAGCACTACAAGAAATAAATTGGGTGAAAGAAAATCAAGCCCATTGCTCTACTCTCCAGTATTATTATCTCGGTTATTACATTCACTCTTGCAGTAAGATGAGATACAAAGCAGCATATTGCCCATCTGAGTTACTCTGTCCGCTCCGTTACCA gTGGATTCCTTTTCATATTGCCAAGCCTTTGCTTGATAAAAAGCGGTATGCTGTTCTGTCGGATGTTTCCGTCTCACAAGATAGAGAGTCCTTGCCACCTCATGTTTCTGAAGAAGTCATGGAAGTGCAACATGACGACATTGGGAAAGAAGACACTAATGATTTTCCTATGTATGATGATGAAGTAGCAATTGACTTTGAATATGAAAGCTCAGACAACGAACAAAATCTGGTATCTGTTGATGTGGAAGATGGAAATATCGGTAACATTTTAATCGGGTTGAATGGATCTCGTGTGAGATTCAAG gatatAAAGTTCGCTTTTGGTTCTTCAGAAAGGAGTTACTTGGAGTTCCAGCTGCACCGATATATGAGAGTTGTAGGTGAAGAGCTGGCTGAGCGAATGGTTTATTCACTCGAGTGA
- the LOC137720402 gene encoding high mobility group B protein 1-like has protein sequence MKASKGKGPVKKDKKEVLKPVEDVKVGKRKAAIEADKSRRKLAKNAKLGKKDPNKPKRPASAFFVFLEEFRTVYKKEHPNVKAVSAVGKAGGEKWKSMSPAEKAPYEAKAAKRKTEYEKLMKAYNNKEDETEDDEEEVAEKSKPIAKVVEEEESAEEDDEEDDDDDEDED, from the exons ATGAAGGCTTCCAAGGGCAAAGGACCTGTGAAGAAGGACAAGAAAGAAGTATTAAAGCCTGTTGAGGACGT aAAGGTGGGAAAACGAAAGGCGGCGATTGAGGCTGACAAGAGCCGCCGAAAACTTGCGAAGAACGCAAAATTGGGCAAGAAGGACCCCAATAAACCAAAGAGACCTGCGAgcgctttctttgtttttct agAAGAGTTCAGGACGGTTTACAAGAAAGAGCATCCGAATGTGAAAGCTGTGTCAGCT GTGGGGAAAGCTGGCGGAGAAAAGTGGAAATCTATGTCACCTGCG GAGAAAGCTCCATATGAAGCTAAAGCAGCAAAAAGGAAAACTGAGTATGAAAAACTTATGAAAGCTTACAACAACAAAGAG GATGAGACGGAGGATGACGAGGAAGAAGTTGCTGAAAAGTCAAAACCCATTGCGAAGgttgttgaagaagaagagagtgCTGAG GAAGAcgatgaagaagatgatgacGACGATGAAGACGAAGACTGA
- the LOC137720356 gene encoding chlorophyll a-b binding protein CP29.3, chloroplastic-like yields the protein MAAATAAVTSHFFGSQLRTPEPSFGRFQARLGGFGGFSFGTKKSPPPAPPKQKQKKFDDGERLVWFPGVEPPEWLDGSLPGDRGFDPFGLGKPAEYLQFDYDGLDQNLAKNVAGDIIGTRIETVEVNPTPFQPYTEVFGLQRFRECELIHGRWAMLGALGALAVEGLTGVAWQDAGKVELIEGSSYLGLPLPFSITTLIWIEVLVIGYIEFQRNAELDPEKRLYPGGKFFDPLGLASDPDEFERLQLAEIKHARLAMVVFLIFGIQAAVTGKGPISFLLTFNK from the exons ATGGCTGCCGCCACAGCCGCCGTTACCTCCCACTTCTTTGGATCCCAACTCCGAACCCCAGAGCCCAGTTTCGGACGCTTCCAAGCCCGCCTTGGCGGCTTCGGAGGCTTCAGCTTCGGCACCAAGAAGTCACCACCACCTGCACCGccaaagcaaaagcaaaaaaagTTTGACGACGGCGAACGACTGGTATGGTTTCCGGGTGTTGAACCGCCAGAGTGGCTTGACGGGTCTCTGCCCGGGGACCGCGGGTTCGACCCCTTTGGGTTGGGGAAGCCCGCCGAGTACTTGCAATTCGATTACGACGGGCTCGACCAGAACCTGGCCAAGAATGTGGCGGGTGACATCATCGGGACAAGGATCGAGACCGTGGAGGTGAATCCGACGCCTTTTCAGCCGTACACGGAGGTTTTTGGGCTGCAGAGGTTCAGGGAGTGCGAGCTGATTCACGGGAGGTGGGCCATGCTGGGAGCGCTTGGTGCTCTTGCCGTTGAGGGACTCACCGGTGTTGCATGGCAAGACGCTGGaaag GTTGAGTTGATCGAAGGATCGTCCTACCTTGGCCTTCCACTTCCCTTCTCCATCACCACATTGATATGGATCGAGGTGTTGGTGATTGGCTACATTGAGTTCCAGAGGAATGCCGAGCTTGACCCGGAGAAGAGGTTGTACCCGGGTGGCAAGTTCTTCGACCCGTTGGGTTTGGCCTCCGACCCCGATGAATTTGAAAGGCTTCAACTGGCTGAGATCAAGCATGCTCGTCTTGCCATGGTCGTCTTCCTCATTTTTGGAATCCAAGCTGCTGTCACAGGAAAGGGACCTATCAGTTTTCTTCTTACCTTTAACAAATAA
- the LOC137720341 gene encoding clathrin light chain 2-like → MASFAQPEDDSVPTTVSTRPFDDDGYLGYDPRLPSQRFDSFVDTESLKDSATDSPIFHGSAVGDAFATQPASEAFSPPSIYAESNGQGFDGGFGGSDDPILPPPSEMLPEEGFALREWRRQNAIQLEEKERREKELLVQIIEEADEFKVGFYQKRKITTENNKAANREREKLFLANQEKFHAEVDKNYWKAIADLIPNEVPAIEKKRGKKDQEKKPSILVVQGPKPGKPTELSRMRQILLKLKHNTPPHLKPSPPAPAPAKDAKPSTSAPPKAAIAAATPEAVVASS, encoded by the exons ATGGCCTCGTTCGCTCAGCCCGAAGACGACTCCGTCCCGACCACCGTGTCAACTCGCCCGTTCGACGACGACGGTTACCTGGGTTATGACCCCCGACTCCCCTCCCAGCGATTCGACTCCTTCGTCGACACCGAGTCGCTCAAGGACTCCGCCACCGATTCCCCAATCTTCCACGGCTCCGCCGTAGGCGATGCTTTCGCCACTCAGCCTGCGTCGGAGGCCTTCTCTCCTCCTTCGATCTACGCCGAATCGAATGGACAGGGCTTTGATGGAGGTTTTGGCGGGTCCGACGATCCCATTTTGCCGCCTCCGTCGGAGATGCTGCCTGAGGAGGGCTTCGCTCTCAGAGAATGGAGGAG GCAGAATGCAATTCAGCTCGAGGAGAAGGAAAGGCGGGAAAAGGAGTTGTTGGTTCAGATAATCGAGGAAGCAGATGAATTCAAGGTGGGATTCTACCAGAAGAGGAAGATCACTACTGAAAACAACAAGGCTGCTAACAGGGAAAGGGAGAAG CTGTTCCTGGCTAATCAAGAGAAGTTTCATGCTGAGGTAGACAAGAACTACTGGAAGGCAATTGCTGACCTCATTCCCAATGAGGTGCCGGCTatagagaagaagagagggaaGAAGGATCAGGAAAAGAAGCCATCCATTCTCGTTGTCCAAGGACCAAAGCCCGGAAAGCCAACCGAGCTTTCAAGGATGAGGCAGATACTTTTAAAGTTGAAGCACAATACCCCTCCCCACCTTAAGCCATCACCACCGGCCCCAGCTCCCGCCAAGGATGCAAAACCGAGTACTTCTGCTCCTCCCAAGGCAGCAATTGCCGCAGCTACCCCCGAGGCTGTAGTTGCTTCTTCATAA
- the LOC137720692 gene encoding arginyl-tRNA--protein transferase 2-like isoform X1, with the protein MAGKLKKGEASSSSGGGGSNHRGESVVVDYGENKSSCGYCKSPARTSIAHGLWAHSITIDDYQDILDRGWRRSGCFLYKPDMERTCCPAYTIRLRAGDFVPSKEQVRVSRRMQRYLEGTLECKKPGECIENPNASKYTRSHTHLEVSSSAAKESCSNNNEEKGGEEKIMHYLSDQVDNAVRGYSENGEFPDIQFPKAIVKKVLQAKRKLLVEGSEDLLYSSNIAFQIAATIRRSLPGEKDVHQGRLSTHITDEKGPSPKLIAEKLECYLNQLAKTSGLLVRACNGHLNFYSATKQASLYESAQTVNISKGSAAGSESKGCGVTHSSQNAPVKRRRLEIHLRRSSFDSEEYALYRRYQIAVHNDTPEHVTESSYKRFLVDTPLNYVPPKGDGTVPPCGFGSFHQQYVVDGKLIAVGVIDILPRCLSSKYLFWDPDFAFLSPGKYSALQEINWVKENQAHCSTLQYYYLGYYIHSCSKMRYKAAYCPSELLCPLRYQWIPFHIAKPLLDKKRYAVLSDVSVSQDRESLPPHVSEEVMEVQHDDIGKEDTNDFPMYDDEVAIDFEYESSDNEQNLVSVDVEDGNIGNILIGLNGSRVRFKVCILKRHRIFRPPHAKSRYLRTFIYLLHCFLLKDIKFAFGSSERSYLEFQLHRYMRVVGEELAERMVYSLE; encoded by the exons ATGGCGGGGAAGTTGAAGAAGGGCGAGGCGAGCAGTAGCAGCGGCGGCGGCGGCAGTAACCACAGAGGGGAAAGCGTGGTGGTGGATTACGGCGAAAACAAAAGCTCCTGCGGTTACTGCAAATCCCCTGCTCGCACCAGTATCGCTCACG GTTTGTGGGCACATAGCATTACGATTGATGACTACCAAG ATATTCTTGACCGGGGTTGGAGGCGATCTGGTTGTTTCCTTTACAAACCTGACATGGAAAGAACATGCTGCCCTGCTTATACTATTCGTCTGAGAGCAGGCGATTTTGTTCCTTCTAAAGAGCAAGTGCGGGTGTCTAGACGAATGCAAAG GTACTTAGAAGGTACCTTGGAGTGTAAGAAACCAGGGGAGTGTATAGAGAATCCAAATGCCTCTAAGTACACACGCAGCCATACCCATCTCGAAGTTTCAAGCTCAGCTGCGAAAGAATCCTGTTCCAATAACAATGAAGAGAAGGGTGGGGAAGAAAAGATTATGCATTACTTATCAGATCAAGTTGATAATGCCGTTCGTGGTTACTCTGAAAATGGGGAATTCCCTGACATTCAATTTCCAAAAGCTATTGTTAAAAAGGTTTTACAAGCCAaaagaaagctattggttgaAGGATCCGAAGATCTCTTATACTCAAGCAATATTGCATTCCAAATAGCGGCTACTATAAGGAGGTCGTTGCCAGGTGAGAAGGATGTCCACCAGGGAAGATTGTCGACGCATATTACAGATGAAAAAGGGCCATCTCCAAAACTTATTGCTGAAAAGCTAGAGTGTTACTTGAATCAGTTGGCAAAAACATCTGGTCTGTTAGTCAGGGCTTGCAACggacatttaaatttttattctgccacaaaacaagcTTCCTTATACGAAAGTGCTCAAACTGTTAACATCTCTAAAGGATCTGCTGCCGGGTCTGAAAGTAAAGGGTGCGGTGTGACACATAGCTCTCAAAATGCTCCGGTAAAGAGGCGTAGGCTTGAGATTCATTTGAGAAGGTCCAGTTTTGATTCAGAAGAGTATGCTTTATATAGACGGTATCAAATAGCGGTGCATAATGATACCCCTGAGCATGTTACTGAAAGCTCGTATAAGAGGTTCCTGGTTGATACTCCCTTAAATTATGTGCCTCCAAAAGGTGATGGAACAGTTCCACCTTGTGGCTTTGGTTCTTTCCATCAGCAATATGTTGTTGATGGCAAGCTTATTGCAGTTGGTGTTATAGATATCCTCCCTAGATGTTTGTCGAGTAAATACTTATTTTGGGACCCAGATTTTGCCTTCCTATCACCTGGAAAGTATTCAGCACTACAAGAAATAAATTGGGTGAAAGAAAATCAAGCCCATTGCTCTACTCTCCAGTATTATTATCTCGGTTATTACATTCACTCTTGCAGTAAGATGAGATACAAAGCAGCATATTGCCCATCTGAGTTACTCTGTCCGCTCCGTTACCA gTGGATTCCTTTTCATATTGCCAAGCCTTTGCTTGATAAAAAGCGGTATGCTGTTCTGTCGGATGTTTCCGTCTCACAAGATAGAGAGTCCTTGCCACCTCATGTTTCTGAAGAAGTCATGGAAGTGCAACATGACGACATTGGGAAAGAAGACACTAATGATTTTCCTATGTATGATGATGAAGTAGCAATTGACTTTGAATATGAAAGCTCAGACAACGAACAAAATCTGGTATCTGTTGATGTGGAAGATGGAAATATCGGTAACATTTTAATCGGGTTGAATGGATCTCGTGTGAGATTCAAGGTATGTATACTCAAGCGTCATAGAATTTTCAGACCTCCCCACGCAAAATCCAGATACCTTCGTACATTCATTTACTTGCTACActgttttttgttgaaggatatAAAGTTCGCTTTTGGTTCTTCAGAAAGGAGTTACTTGGAGTTCCAGCTGCACCGATATATGAGAGTTGTAGGTGAAGAGCTGGCTGAGCGAATGGTTTATTCACTCGAGTGA
- the LOC137720490 gene encoding protein yippee-like, translated as MGRLFVVSLEGKMYSCRHCRTHLALCEDIVSRSFHCRHGKAYLFKKVVNVFSGECEDRSMITGLHTVADIFCVGCGSIVGWKYETAHDETQKYKEGKSVLERVKVLGPDGNDYWVSHEAQVGSSDADDA; from the exons ATGGGGAGGCTATTTGTGGTGAGTCTCGAGGGGAAGATGTACAGCTGCAGGCACTGCCGGACCCATCTTGCTCTTTGTGAGGACATAGTTTCCAGG TCTTTCCACTGCAGGCACGGGAAGGCTTATCTCTTCAAGAAGGT AGTGAATGTATTTTCCGGAGAGTGTGAAGATAGATCGATGATTACTGGGCTGCACACAGTTGCTGACATTTTCTGCGTCGGGTGTGGATCGATAGTGGGGTGGAAATAT GAGACTGCCCACGACGAGACCCAGAAGTACAAGGAAGGAAAATCCGTACTTGAGCG GGTGAAGGTGTTGGGTCCGGATGGAAACGATTATTGGGTCAGTCACGAAGCACAAGTCGGTAGCAGCGATGCAGATGATGCTTGA